The sequence AGGAGCGCGGCGACCGTGCGCAAGACGCTGAACACGTTGCGCGGCCGCAAGGCCTTGGAGCCGCCCCCCGGGCGCTCCCGGATGATCATGGGCGCCTGGACATAGGAGTGGCCCGACCGGATCAGGCGGACCAGCGCCTCGGCCTGGTAGGCGAACCCGTGGGTGGTGATCGGCACGGAGCGGACGAGGTCGGCCCGGTGGATCACGATCCCGTTGTAGTAGCGGAGCTTGAGGCCGAAGGCGGCGTTTAGGCCGGCGGTGAAGAGCCGGGAGAGGAGCTGCCGCCCCAGGGGGCGGATCTCCTGGTTGGCGATGTAGGGGACCACGATGTCGGCACGCCCGAGGCAGCCGAGCAGCTCGGCGACGGTCTCGGGCAGGACCTCGTTGTCCCCCGGCACCATCATCACGAACCGGCCCTTCGCCTGCTGGACGCCCAGGGTGTAGTTGAACCCCAGGCCCCGATTCCGGGGGTTGTGGAGGACCCGGATCCGGGGGTCTTCCGCCGCGAGGCCGTCGGCGATGGCGCCGGTGCCGTCGCCGCTGCCGTCGTCGATGATCAGGGCTTCGAAG comes from Thermodesulfobacteriota bacterium and encodes:
- a CDS encoding glycosyltransferase family 2 protein encodes the protein MTEPLLTFVIPAYNEAPNLAATLLGIQRAAAERGVSFEALIIDDGSGDGTGAIADGLAAEDPRIRVLHNPRNRGLGFNYTLGVQQAKGRFVMMVPGDNEVLPETVAELLGCLGRADIVVPYIANQEIRPLGRQLLSRLFTAGLNAAFGLKLRYYNGIVIHRADLVRSVPITTHGFAYQAEALVRLIRSGHSYVQAPMIIRERPGGGSKALRPRNVFSVLRTVAALLLDVRWRQRRSYAAPGPEVAGGRGGHPG